From the Streptococcus sp. 29887 genome, one window contains:
- the asp2 gene encoding accessory Sec system protein Asp2, with protein MKILQIGSQDWSQGKELPADLEWLYTSAEGITDLLQELNDAALAKTPAEKLAEMGENPKVPLYFTGILVTDSLSEKQLEPLMNNIEAYAVFMTENVEVFDIAPTGFYRRKVMSYLPIQGSQEELIAFLHMNLFSGQYGAKLKIPEIDVNPNFTGQVDYEGNVGVTFTGDFWENFQPLMTFRYNLGTFPMSLEIWLEYIKNGDCELRLELDLIRKGSLADVFEKQILSEEEMKEPYVLAPHPEVGFYSVSVSARGTGSIKTGVLHWRYSRSGLGRFVLGGKRHSDAKRQEIFHYFNPGDMKPPLNVYFSGFRGAEGFEGFFMMKRLGAPFLLVADPRLEGGCFYSGTDELEEGVQKAIEDALDYLGFEKQQLILSGLSMGAFGGLYYSSYFNPHAVIVGKPFTNLGETVSNLKLKRPGEFETSGDMIRNVVGGADSASVEAFNQRFWDKFGESDFHTTQFAIAYMEQDDYDGNAMERLIDYLADKDVHIFCKGYEGRHNDNSRAINRWFMAQYHKILKNDFGRDM; from the coding sequence ATGAAAATTTTACAGATAGGAAGCCAAGATTGGTCGCAGGGAAAGGAGCTTCCAGCAGATCTGGAATGGCTTTATACGAGTGCAGAAGGCATTACAGACCTTCTCCAAGAGTTAAACGATGCAGCTTTGGCAAAAACTCCTGCTGAAAAATTAGCAGAAATGGGAGAAAATCCCAAGGTACCACTTTACTTTACAGGTATCCTAGTGACCGATTCTCTATCGGAAAAGCAACTTGAACCTTTGATGAATAACATCGAAGCTTACGCTGTCTTTATGACAGAAAATGTGGAGGTCTTTGATATAGCTCCGACTGGTTTTTACCGCAGAAAGGTGATGTCTTACCTACCTATACAGGGAAGTCAGGAAGAGTTGATCGCTTTTCTCCATATGAACCTTTTTTCAGGACAATATGGGGCTAAGTTAAAGATCCCTGAGATTGATGTTAATCCCAACTTTACAGGTCAAGTTGATTATGAGGGCAATGTCGGTGTTACGTTTACAGGTGATTTTTGGGAGAATTTTCAACCCCTAATGACATTTCGTTATAACTTGGGGACCTTTCCCATGTCTCTTGAAATCTGGTTGGAATACATAAAAAATGGAGACTGTGAACTTCGTCTAGAGTTGGATCTGATCCGTAAGGGATCTTTAGCGGATGTTTTTGAGAAACAGATCTTGAGTGAAGAAGAAATGAAAGAACCTTATGTTCTAGCACCCCATCCAGAGGTTGGTTTCTATAGTGTGTCTGTTTCTGCCAGAGGGACAGGATCTATCAAGACTGGTGTACTCCATTGGCGTTATTCGCGTTCTGGACTTGGCCGCTTTGTCTTAGGGGGCAAGCGCCATTCGGATGCCAAACGCCAAGAAATTTTTCATTACTTTAACCCGGGAGATATGAAACCTCCTTTGAATGTATATTTCTCTGGTTTTCGGGGAGCGGAAGGGTTTGAAGGTTTCTTCATGATGAAACGCTTGGGAGCTCCCTTTCTACTCGTAGCCGATCCGCGTTTGGAGGGTGGATGCTTCTATTCTGGGACAGATGAATTAGAAGAAGGGGTTCAAAAAGCGATTGAGGATGCTTTAGATTACCTAGGTTTTGAAAAGCAACAGCTGATTCTTTCTGGTCTATCAATGGGGGCATTCGGAGGTCTTTACTATTCTTCTTATTTTAATCCCCATGCTGTTATCGTCGGGAAGCCGTTTACAAACTTAGGAGAGACTGTTTCTAATTTGAAGTTGAAGCGTCCCGGCGAGTTTGAAACCAGTGGTGACATGATTCGTAATGTTGTCGGTGGAGCTGATTCTGCCTCGGTTGAAGCCTTTAACCAACGATTCTGGGATAAATTTGGCGAATCTGATTTTCATACGACTCAATTTGCGATTGCGTATATGGAGCAGGATGACTATGATGGCAATGCTATGGAACGCCTGATTGATTATTTGGCGGATAAAGATGTCCATATTTTCTGTAAGGGGTATGAAGGCCGACACAATGACAATAGTCGTGCCATCAACCGTTGGTTTATGGCTCAGTACCATAAGATTTTAAAAAATGATTTTGGAAGGGACATGTAA
- a CDS encoding DNA-binding protein produces MNSKNSKYRNDMNFGIESGWGDKKTILKIWSGLSIHTLNRWLREMKKSKKFRDAVINPSHKTLFVQIDRLEEFLRYKDKKKIKQ; encoded by the coding sequence ATGAATTCAAAAAATAGTAAGTATCGCAATGATATGAATTTTGGTATCGAAAGTGGCTGGGGTGATAAGAAAACTATTTTGAAAATTTGGTCAGGGCTGTCTATACACACTTTGAACAGATGGCTACGTGAAATGAAGAAGAGTAAAAAATTTCGAGATGCAGTTATTAATCCATCACATAAAACATTGTTTGTTCAAATTGACCGACTTGAAGAATTTCTGAGATATAAGGACAAAAAGAAAATAAAACAATGA
- the asp3 gene encoding accessory Sec system protein Asp3 — protein MVEALVQKLLWTGVTPGVNYLYGSMIQIQDDSIFFENLHFSPGKPIKTWRSQTNYQANRSCPELPLLYPGVTYRLEQKVTIVPEQTAYFQIQYFNRQNEEIQRDILRNGQEEFTFPKDAFSYRISLMSAGCRQVEFFHIAIYGPENSAKPLIEGNHVSSYTSGQEPEELRLVSRLIHQKG, from the coding sequence ATGGTAGAAGCGTTAGTGCAAAAATTACTCTGGACAGGAGTAACTCCAGGTGTGAACTACTTGTACGGTTCAATGATTCAGATACAGGATGACTCGATTTTCTTTGAGAACCTTCATTTTTCACCAGGTAAACCCATTAAAACTTGGCGGTCTCAGACTAACTACCAGGCCAATCGTTCTTGTCCAGAACTCCCCTTGCTCTATCCAGGAGTTACCTATCGCCTAGAGCAAAAGGTCACCATTGTGCCTGAACAGACCGCCTATTTTCAAATTCAATATTTCAATCGCCAGAATGAGGAAATCCAACGGGATATCCTCAGAAATGGGCAAGAAGAATTTACCTTTCCTAAAGATGCCTTCAGTTATCGGATTTCCCTAATGAGTGCAGGTTGTCGGCAGGTGGAATTCTTCCATATTGCGATTTATGGACCTGAAAATAGCGCCAAACCTTTGATAGAAGGAAATCATGTCAGCAGTTACACATCAGGTCAGGAACCTGAGGAACTAAGATTGGTGAGTCGCTTGATTCACCAAAAAGGATAA
- a CDS encoding IS110 family transposase, translated as MRAVFGIDVSKASSEVAILVNGEKVHGYTMSNDAIGFARLLGDLKTVHKPEIIFEATGVYSRRLQAFLDNHGYAYTRLNPLEAKKQLDSLRVRKTDQIDAEKLAQSQFVLNRKPTYVQEEVYQNLRDLSRFYQNLTEDIVRAKNRLHKVLQVTFPELENILSTPSGEQYWNLVIAFPCKDFVLDLSKDELSESIRQSTSKRISDKRVAYLAEKLIALANQSYCAVKKTSPILEEVRYYAKELLRLSEQRQAVLDQMVELAQPLPEYDILLSIPGIAETTATSIIGELGDIRRFQSTNQINAFIGIDLRHYESGNFLAKEHITKRGNPYARKILFKCIHNIASASHTNPCHIADFYEKRKRQSQTTSTKPHTIASIHRLIRTMYYLIMHNKLYDYTLTQNQ; from the coding sequence ATGCGTGCAGTTTTTGGGATTGATGTGAGTAAGGCAAGTTCAGAAGTGGCCATTCTAGTCAATGGTGAGAAAGTTCATGGCTATACCATGTCCAATGATGCCATCGGCTTTGCTCGGCTACTTGGCGATTTGAAAACCGTTCATAAGCCAGAAATCATCTTTGAAGCAACAGGTGTCTATTCTCGTCGTCTTCAAGCTTTTCTGGATAATCATGGCTACGCTTATACGCGGCTTAATCCCTTAGAAGCTAAGAAGCAACTGGATAGCTTGCGTGTGCGGAAAACAGATCAAATTGACGCCGAAAAACTGGCTCAATCTCAATTTGTGCTGAATCGTAAACCCACTTATGTCCAAGAAGAAGTCTACCAAAACTTGCGGGATCTTAGCCGTTTCTATCAGAATCTGACCGAGGACATTGTTCGAGCTAAAAACCGTCTGCACAAGGTCTTACAAGTCACTTTTCCTGAATTGGAAAATATCTTATCAACACCATCTGGCGAACAATACTGGAACCTGGTCATAGCTTTTCCTTGCAAGGACTTCGTGCTTGATTTAAGCAAGGACGAACTCTCAGAAAGCATTCGTCAATCTACTTCAAAACGGATTTCGGACAAGCGTGTAGCGTACTTAGCCGAGAAGCTGATAGCACTAGCTAATCAATCTTACTGTGCCGTCAAGAAAACCTCTCCAATACTAGAAGAGGTGCGTTACTATGCAAAAGAATTGCTTCGGCTTTCTGAACAGAGACAAGCTGTCCTAGACCAAATGGTGGAACTAGCTCAGCCATTACCTGAATATGACATTCTGCTCTCTATTCCTGGAATAGCTGAGACTACTGCAACAAGTATTATTGGTGAACTGGGAGATATTCGCCGTTTTCAGTCTACCAATCAAATCAATGCCTTTATCGGTATTGACCTGAGACACTATGAATCTGGTAACTTCCTCGCTAAGGAACACATTACCAAGCGTGGCAATCCCTACGCTAGAAAGATTCTGTTCAAATGCATTCACAATATCGCTTCAGCCAGTCACACCAATCCTTGCCATATCGCCGACTTTTATGAGAAAAGAAAAAGACAATCGCAAACGACTTCTACAAAGCCACACACGATTGCCTCCATACATCGTCTCATTCGGACAATGTATTACCTCATTATGCATAACAAACTTTACGATTACACTTTAACCCAAAATCAGTAA
- the gtfB gene encoding accessory Sec system glycosylation chaperone GtfB: protein MIQLYDSFHQASKDLYYSLTQAGFQGPVVVINDDGFLPEGVTSAYSYYCQMETGQGCSLYFNQLQVPPFWEITGTNGEGEVWDYSQRKAKIFYAEPKHLRRIKNVDWFGPNEKVRFTDHYNRFGWLFARTYFNAEQKVTSRIYFNQAKQEVLVENFMTGDIQLNWQGKVYFFDNRVELFRHYFAEMGWELSEIWYNSLSTPFFLSYNSPEAGQDILFWQEGIQEDIPGNMKVMLNSSHVRTQRVLVQQRQVYQKMMDILPEEQKAKIAYLGYIYPSLRENAGRKEILILTNSDQIEKLEELTQALPDFHFHIGALTEMSQRLMAFEAKSNITLYPNISQKQLQQLFQECDIYLDINHSGEVMDAVRKAFEQNMVILAFEQTIHNRDLIPASHRFDASQPTNMVMALAGFAASYPQMVALQREETSNESVTGYQLLLGKEER from the coding sequence ATGATTCAATTATATGATAGCTTCCATCAGGCCAGTAAGGATCTGTATTATTCACTGACTCAGGCAGGTTTCCAAGGTCCTGTGGTTGTCATTAATGATGATGGTTTTCTACCAGAAGGTGTGACCTCTGCCTATTCATACTATTGCCAAATGGAGACAGGTCAGGGGTGCTCGCTTTATTTCAACCAACTCCAAGTCCCTCCTTTTTGGGAAATTACAGGGACCAATGGTGAAGGGGAAGTCTGGGATTACAGCCAACGGAAGGCAAAGATTTTTTATGCCGAACCCAAGCACCTCCGTCGCATCAAAAATGTTGACTGGTTTGGACCAAATGAAAAGGTACGTTTTACAGACCACTACAATCGCTTTGGTTGGTTGTTTGCACGAACCTATTTTAATGCCGAGCAGAAGGTGACTAGCCGTATTTATTTCAATCAGGCAAAACAAGAGGTCTTGGTTGAGAATTTCATGACGGGTGACATTCAGTTAAACTGGCAGGGAAAAGTGTATTTCTTTGACAATCGTGTGGAATTGTTCCGCCATTATTTTGCGGAAATGGGCTGGGAATTGTCAGAGATTTGGTACAACTCTTTATCGACTCCTTTTTTCCTCTCCTACAACAGTCCAGAAGCAGGTCAAGATATCCTATTTTGGCAGGAAGGTATCCAGGAGGACATCCCAGGAAATATGAAGGTCATGTTGAATTCTTCCCACGTTCGTACACAACGTGTTTTGGTACAGCAGCGTCAGGTTTATCAGAAGATGATGGATATCTTGCCGGAAGAACAAAAGGCCAAGATTGCTTACCTAGGTTATATCTATCCAAGCTTGCGTGAGAATGCTGGACGAAAGGAAATCCTTATCCTAACCAACTCGGATCAGATTGAGAAATTAGAGGAGCTAACCCAAGCACTACCAGACTTCCACTTCCATATCGGCGCATTGACAGAAATGTCTCAACGATTGATGGCTTTTGAAGCGAAGTCAAATATTACCCTCTATCCAAATATTTCACAGAAACAGCTGCAACAATTGTTCCAAGAATGCGATATCTACCTCGATATCAATCATAGTGGAGAAGTAATGGATGCGGTTCGCAAGGCCTTTGAGCAAAATATGGTGATTTTGGCCTTTGAGCAAACCATTCATAACCGTGATCTGATTCCAGCTTCCCACCGCTTTGATGCCAGCCAGCCAACTAACATGGTGATGGCTTTGGCAGGCTTTGCAGCATCTTATCCACAGATGGTGGCCTTGCAACGTGAAGAAACTAGCAATGAATCTGTTACTGGCTACCAACTGTTACTTGGGAAGGAGGAGCGCTAA
- the secA2 gene encoding accessory Sec system translocase SecA2 encodes MQYKTSLLNQIRLRKIKKLTRQINALSDTYEGMTDQDLANQTNLFKARLEAGEDLDDLLVEAFAVCREACYRVLGQFPYDVQVMGGIALHQGTIAEMKTGEGKTLTATMPLYLNALSGNGAILVTTNEYLAKRDALEMGQVYEFLGLTVGLGVYDDDQEGDAETKRMVYGADITYVTGAGLGFDYLSDNLASSKSEKFLRDFNYVIVDEADAVLLDSAQTPLIISGTPRVQSNMYDICDQFVLTLGEEEFYFDPDKKEVYLTDKGNDYAEHYFAEESIYNADNWELNRHINLALRAHYLYKKNHDYVVQDDEVKLLDNRTGRVLEGTRLQSGIHQALETKENVKKTKESRAMGSVTYQSLFNMFPKLAGMTGTGHQAEDELISTYKVPVISIPTNVPIQRIDYPDKIYTTLPEKLYATMELVKELHAKGQPVLLISGTVEITQIYSQLLLQEGIAHSTLTANNVAKEALIIKEAGQLGTVTCATIMAGRGTDIKLGPGVEQLGGLAVVGTERMANSRMDWQLRGRAGRQGEPGMSQFFVSLEDELLTNYGPEWVKKYFKKHNREDRRNYGRALTGRRFHAAIHQAQEKSEDNAVSARQSTIRFDESLRVQRQKIYGLRDRLILDDENLAENVRQIMEEVIDSYLAENKERTRHQLRRYILDNYSYAFRYFPRALDLDDDQDVKNYLLKLVEEEVAKKGMLLQSEEALSEFYRLSVLKAIDECWVEEVDSLQQLKGVVTTRSTAQRDGMSEYYQESLRSYKQMSDFVKQKIARNVMLSTIEQSKDGKHSIYFV; translated from the coding sequence ATGCAATACAAGACTTCTTTGCTGAATCAGATACGGTTGAGAAAGATTAAAAAATTAACCCGACAGATTAATGCTCTGTCCGATACCTATGAAGGGATGACCGATCAAGACTTGGCTAATCAAACAAATCTCTTTAAGGCGCGCTTGGAAGCAGGTGAGGACCTAGACGATTTGCTGGTAGAAGCGTTTGCGGTTTGTAGGGAGGCCTGTTACCGTGTCCTAGGTCAATTTCCTTATGATGTGCAGGTGATGGGGGGAATTGCCCTCCATCAAGGGACCATTGCGGAGATGAAGACTGGTGAGGGAAAAACCCTGACGGCGACAATGCCCCTATACCTCAATGCCCTATCAGGAAATGGCGCGATTTTGGTCACCACCAATGAGTATCTGGCCAAGCGGGATGCTCTGGAAATGGGGCAAGTCTATGAGTTTCTCGGCCTAACTGTTGGTCTTGGTGTCTATGATGATGACCAAGAAGGAGATGCAGAGACCAAACGAATGGTCTATGGAGCCGATATCACCTATGTAACAGGTGCTGGTCTGGGTTTTGATTACCTGTCTGATAACCTTGCTTCTTCAAAGAGCGAGAAGTTCCTACGTGACTTTAACTATGTTATTGTTGATGAGGCGGATGCGGTCTTGCTAGATAGCGCCCAAACTCCTCTCATCATATCAGGGACCCCTCGAGTTCAATCCAATATGTACGATATCTGCGATCAGTTTGTACTAACTTTGGGCGAAGAGGAGTTTTACTTTGACCCAGATAAAAAGGAAGTCTATTTGACGGACAAGGGCAATGACTATGCGGAACACTATTTCGCAGAAGAGAGTATTTACAATGCAGACAACTGGGAGCTTAATCGCCATATCAACCTAGCCTTACGGGCCCACTATCTCTACAAGAAAAATCATGATTATGTGGTACAGGATGATGAGGTCAAGCTCTTGGACAATCGAACAGGACGTGTGTTAGAAGGCACCCGTCTACAATCTGGTATTCACCAAGCCTTGGAAACCAAGGAAAATGTGAAGAAAACCAAAGAAAGTCGTGCCATGGGCTCAGTTACCTATCAAAGCCTCTTCAACATGTTCCCTAAACTTGCAGGAATGACAGGTACAGGACACCAGGCAGAGGATGAATTGATTTCGACTTATAAGGTTCCAGTTATCTCCATTCCGACCAATGTGCCGATTCAACGAATCGATTATCCAGATAAAATTTATACCACTCTTCCAGAAAAATTGTATGCAACGATGGAGCTGGTTAAGGAGCTGCATGCCAAGGGACAACCTGTGCTGTTGATTTCTGGAACTGTGGAAATCACCCAAATTTATTCGCAACTGCTCTTGCAAGAAGGGATTGCCCATTCGACGCTGACAGCCAATAACGTGGCAAAAGAAGCCTTGATTATCAAAGAGGCTGGTCAGTTGGGAACGGTGACTTGTGCGACTATCATGGCCGGCCGTGGGACTGATATTAAGTTGGGACCAGGTGTGGAACAATTGGGTGGTTTGGCAGTTGTTGGAACCGAGCGGATGGCCAATAGTCGGATGGACTGGCAGTTGCGCGGTCGAGCAGGCCGTCAAGGTGAACCAGGTATGTCTCAGTTCTTTGTCTCCTTGGAAGATGAATTGTTGACCAACTATGGTCCGGAATGGGTCAAAAAATACTTTAAAAAGCATAATCGTGAAGATCGTAGAAATTATGGTCGAGCTTTGACAGGTCGCCGCTTCCATGCGGCTATTCATCAAGCTCAAGAAAAGAGTGAGGATAATGCTGTCAGTGCTCGTCAATCAACTATTCGCTTTGATGAAAGCCTGCGAGTCCAGCGCCAGAAGATTTATGGCTTGCGGGACCGCTTGATTCTTGATGATGAGAACTTGGCGGAAAATGTTCGCCAGATCATGGAAGAAGTGATCGATTCTTATTTGGCCGAGAACAAGGAGCGAACACGCCATCAGCTACGCCGCTATATCTTGGACAACTATAGCTATGCTTTCAGGTATTTCCCAAGAGCTTTAGACTTGGACGATGACCAGGACGTTAAGAACTATTTGTTAAAATTGGTGGAAGAAGAAGTGGCTAAAAAAGGGATGCTTTTGCAGTCAGAAGAAGCTTTGTCAGAGTTCTATCGTCTGTCTGTTTTGAAGGCAATTGATGAGTGCTGGGTCGAAGAAGTTGACAGTCTCCAACAATTGAAGGGGGTTGTCACAACACGATCTACAGCCCAGAGGGATGGGATGTCCGAATACTACCAAGAATCCCTGCGTTCCTACAAACAGATGTCTGATTTTGTCAAACAGAAAATCGCTCGAAATGTTATGCTCAGTACCATAGAGCAATCGAAAGATGGAAAACATTCTATTTATTTTGTATAA
- the asp1 gene encoding accessory Sec system protein Asp1 produces MFYFVPSWYQGNRKWYMEAPLWFRVIENMTFDDAVNQLKTFQAAGEETMMLLLGYQPHLRYFLHRQDILSTPYWSFFDEIQNIQSKNTKVLQVTDLTWPQGARFVYTPFALLVKIGDERIAEVHFAESGNLLKVEYFKENEVTYHYLFDDRGFLSSILYFSDGQPSHQDYLNENGVWQVREHLAEASNLITVNPRADQEFFQLAYESWDDLILEKLFFFKRLRMTEHDYLVMAVHEQHNRLLLDVFEQQKKVLSFSGDRYSLQEGSDLKRLAQEGDVLVVDSEKNKLALEYSLAQLGTPAHHVSKVTPFDTRLRLGRSQTVKELIIYWQIDGASREDYLQTLHVLLQLMEENPLIELDIVSYERARNMKALESELIALLQEKYTLARFMKVSEEAGENQLEEDQEMTLSSIRFHTFTNENQIIRQLDTTRLVLDLGQVPHLYTQIASISAGIPQVNSQASEYVTHGENGWIVMGIKDLTEAVAYYFDGLTNWNRSLVSTVQKMGDYTSGRIIDQWKELLENKG; encoded by the coding sequence ATGTTTTATTTTGTCCCATCCTGGTATCAAGGAAATCGTAAGTGGTATATGGAAGCCCCATTATGGTTTCGTGTCATTGAAAATATGACCTTTGACGATGCCGTGAATCAATTGAAGACCTTCCAGGCTGCGGGTGAAGAAACGATGATGCTCTTGTTGGGGTACCAACCCCATTTGCGCTATTTTTTGCACCGTCAAGATATTCTTTCAACCCCTTACTGGTCCTTCTTTGACGAGATTCAAAATATCCAAAGCAAAAATACCAAGGTGCTCCAGGTAACTGATTTGACTTGGCCACAGGGGGCACGTTTTGTCTATACTCCCTTTGCCTTGTTGGTCAAAATTGGGGATGAACGGATTGCGGAAGTGCATTTTGCTGAAAGCGGCAATCTCTTGAAAGTGGAATACTTTAAGGAGAATGAAGTTACCTACCATTACCTGTTTGACGATCGTGGATTTTTATCGAGTATCCTTTATTTTTCAGATGGGCAGCCTAGCCATCAGGACTATCTGAATGAAAATGGGGTCTGGCAGGTTCGTGAGCACTTGGCAGAAGCTTCCAATCTCATTACCGTCAACCCACGGGCAGATCAGGAATTCTTCCAGCTGGCTTATGAGAGTTGGGATGATTTGATTTTAGAGAAATTATTCTTCTTCAAACGTCTGCGTATGACAGAACATGACTACTTGGTTATGGCAGTCCATGAACAACATAATCGCCTATTGTTGGATGTTTTTGAGCAACAGAAAAAAGTGTTGTCCTTTAGCGGTGACCGTTACAGTCTCCAAGAGGGCAGTGACTTAAAGCGTCTTGCTCAGGAAGGTGATGTCCTGGTAGTGGATTCGGAGAAAAACAAGCTGGCTCTTGAGTACAGTCTGGCCCAGCTGGGAACCCCTGCTCACCATGTCAGCAAGGTGACGCCGTTTGATACACGTTTGCGTTTAGGACGCAGTCAGACGGTCAAGGAATTGATTATTTACTGGCAGATAGACGGTGCAAGCCGTGAAGACTATTTACAAACCCTGCATGTTTTATTGCAGTTAATGGAAGAAAATCCCTTGATTGAATTAGATATTGTCAGCTATGAACGTGCACGCAATATGAAGGCTTTGGAAAGTGAATTAATTGCTCTTCTGCAGGAAAAATACACACTTGCTCGGTTCATGAAAGTATCGGAAGAGGCCGGTGAAAACCAATTGGAAGAGGATCAAGAGATGACCTTGTCCAGCATTCGCTTCCATACCTTTACCAATGAAAATCAGATCATTCGCCAATTAGATACGACCCGATTGGTATTGGATTTGGGACAGGTTCCGCATCTTTATACTCAGATTGCTAGTATTAGCGCCGGAATCCCACAAGTCAATAGCCAAGCTTCAGAGTATGTAACGCATGGGGAAAATGGTTGGATTGTGATGGGAATTAAAGATCTGACAGAAGCAGTAGCTTATTACTTTGATGGTCTGACAAACTGGAATAGGTCCCTTGTTTCAACTGTTCAAAAAATGGGGGATTACACTAGCGGTCGCATTATAGATCAGTGGAAAGAATTATTAGAAAATAAAGGCTAA
- the gtfA gene encoding accessory Sec system glycosyltransferase GtfA has product MTIYNVNRGIGWASSGVEYAQAYRASIFRKIGQDSKFIFTDMFQGENLAHFTANIGFEDQEIIWLYGFFTDVKIAATTYPLMEFEASLDSDFIKVSQSPESVKYQHKDKDLVILVFTRKNHPDYVQKVEFLSKGKLIRKDYYSYTKMFSEYYAPVDNAPVLNVRVFFNEDGSIAYEENCSGDQSIFRFPDAILCTKEELIGRMLERLALTKEDIILIDRATGTGQAILRHRGEARVAVVIHAEHYNMNSVTEETILWNNYYEYQFSNADKIDAFITSTKAQAETLAAQFETYTPFRPKIFTLPVGSLDELRQPEGDRRPFSLVTCSRLASEKHIDWLVDAVIQAQKYLPDLQFDIYGEGGQRSRLEAMIKEHDAWSFIRLMGHHDLTEVYKHYQAYLAGSTSEGFGLTLMEAIGSGLPIIGLDVPYGNQTFVQDGRNGSLISRLDIDDPTVYGRLFAEKLLDLFQSGQLEDWQAASYDRAKEFLTVELEKAWLRFIEEV; this is encoded by the coding sequence ATGACCATTTATAATGTCAACCGTGGAATTGGTTGGGCCAGCAGCGGAGTAGAGTATGCCCAAGCCTATCGGGCCAGCATTTTTAGAAAGATTGGCCAAGATAGTAAATTTATTTTTACAGATATGTTTCAAGGAGAAAACCTGGCTCATTTTACAGCCAATATTGGCTTTGAAGACCAGGAAATTATCTGGCTCTATGGCTTTTTTACCGATGTCAAGATTGCAGCGACAACCTATCCTTTGATGGAGTTTGAAGCCAGTCTAGATTCTGATTTTATCAAGGTTTCACAGAGCCCCGAATCTGTCAAATACCAGCATAAAGACAAGGACTTGGTCATCTTGGTGTTTACACGGAAAAATCATCCAGACTATGTACAAAAGGTAGAGTTTCTTTCCAAAGGGAAGCTGATTCGCAAGGACTACTATAGCTATACCAAGATGTTTTCGGAATACTATGCTCCAGTGGATAATGCACCTGTTTTAAATGTGCGGGTATTTTTCAACGAAGATGGTTCTATCGCCTATGAAGAAAACTGTTCTGGTGACCAGAGTATCTTCCGTTTTCCTGATGCTATCCTTTGTACAAAAGAGGAGTTGATTGGTCGCATGTTGGAGCGATTGGCTCTGACAAAAGAGGACATTATCTTGATTGATCGTGCTACTGGGACAGGTCAGGCGATTCTGCGCCACCGAGGAGAGGCCCGTGTGGCGGTCGTGATTCATGCAGAGCATTACAATATGAATTCTGTGACGGAAGAAACCATTCTTTGGAATAACTATTACGAATATCAGTTTTCGAATGCGGATAAGATTGATGCCTTTATTACCTCAACCAAGGCGCAAGCGGAAACGCTGGCGGCCCAATTTGAGACCTATACGCCTTTCCGCCCGAAAATTTTTACTTTACCAGTTGGTAGTTTGGATGAATTGCGCCAGCCCGAAGGGGACCGTCGTCCTTTCTCTTTAGTGACCTGTTCGCGACTGGCTAGTGAGAAACACATTGATTGGTTGGTGGATGCGGTGATTCAGGCCCAAAAATACTTGCCAGACCTTCAGTTTGATATTTATGGTGAGGGTGGGCAACGTAGCCGCTTGGAAGCCATGATCAAAGAACACGATGCTTGGTCTTTTATTCGCTTGATGGGGCACCATGATTTAACAGAGGTTTATAAACACTACCAAGCCTACTTGGCAGGTTCGACCTCAGAAGGTTTTGGTTTGACCTTGATGGAAGCCATTGGTTCTGGCCTGCCGATTATTGGCTTGGATGTTCCTTATGGCAACCAAACCTTTGTGCAGGATGGACGAAATGGCAGCTTGATCAGTCGTTTGGACATTGATGATCCAACTGTCTATGGCCGACTCTTTGCCGAAAAACTGCTGGACCTATTCCAATCAGGTCAGCTGGAAGACTGGCAGGCGGCATCCTATGACCGTGCTAAGGAATTTCTGACGGTCGAATTGGAAAAAGCGTGGCTGCGCTTTATTGAGGAGGTTTAA